A window of Grus americana isolate bGruAme1 chromosome 21, bGruAme1.mat, whole genome shotgun sequence contains these coding sequences:
- the MFN2 gene encoding mitofusin-2 yields the protein MSLLFTRSKSIVAVKKDKRHMAEVNASPLKHFVTAKKKINGIFEQLAAYINESSSFLEETHKNIELDPVTTEEQVLEVKGYLSKVSGISEVLARRHMKVAFFGRTSNGKSTVINAMLWDKVLPSGIGHTTNCFLRVEGTDGHEAFLLTEGSEEKKSVKTVNQLAHALHQDELLNAGSLVSVMWPNSKCPLLKDDLVLMDSPGIDVTTELDSWIDKFCLDADVFVLVANSESTLMQTEKQFFHKVNERLSRPNIFILNNRWDASASEPEYMEEVRRQHMERCTSFLVDELGVVDRAQAGDRIFFVSAKEVLNARIQRAQGMPEGGGALADGFQVRMFEFQNFERRFEECISQSAVKTKFEQHTVRAKQIAEDVRLIMDSVHIAAQEQRVYCLEMREDRQERLGFIDKQLELLTQDYKRKIKQITEEVERQVSNAMAEEIRRLSVLVDEYQADFHPSQVVLKVYKSELHKHIEEGLGRNMSDRCSNAITASLQTMQQEMIDGLKPLLPVSLRGQIDMLIPRQCFMLSYDLNCDKLCADFQEDIEFHFSLGWTMLVNRFLGPKNGRRALMGYNDQVQRPLTPANPSLPPLPQGSMTQEELMVSMVTGLASLTSRTSMGIIVVGGVVWKAVGWRLIALSFGLYGLLYVYERLTWTTKAKERAFKRQFVEYAGEKLQLIVSYTGSNCSHQVQQELAGTFAHLCQQVDVTRENLEQEISAMNKKIEVLDSLQSKAKLLRNKAGWLDSELNMFTHQYLQQSR from the exons aaaCACACAAGAACATTGAGCTTGATCCTGTCACCACAGAAGAGCAGGTACTGGAAGTCAAAGGCTATCTGTCAAAAGTCAGTGGCATTAGTGAAGTGTTGGCAAGACGACACATGAAAGTTGCTTTTTTTGGAAG GACAAGCAATGGAAAAAGCACTGTGATAAATGCCATGCTATGGGACAAAGTCCTTCCTTCAGGAATTGGACACACCACTAATTGTTTCCTGCGTGTAGAAGGGACAGATGGACATGAAGCTTTTCTGCTTACTGAAGgctcagaggaaaagaagagtgTTAAG ACAGTAAACCAGCTGGCTCATGCCCTTCATCAAGATGAACTTCTGAATGCTGGCAGCCTAGTCAGCGTAATGTGGCCCAATTCCAAATGTCCTCTCTTAAAGGATGACCTGGTGCTGATGGACAG CCCTGGCATTGATGTAACCACAGAGCTGGACAGTTGGATTGACAAATTCTGTCTAGATGCTGATGTATTTGTCCTGGTGGCAAATTCTGAATCAACATTGATGCAAACT GAGAAACAGTTCTTTCACAAGGTGAATGAACGTCTGTCTCGAcccaatatatttattttaaataaccgCTGGGATGCATCTGCCTCTGAACCAGAATACATGGAAGAG GTGCGTCGACAGCACATGGAACGGTGTACCAGTTTCCTGGTAGATGAGCTGGGTGTGGTGGATCGAGCCCAGGCAGGGGATCGAATTTTCTTTGTGTCGGCAAAAGAAGTGCTGAATGCCAGGATTCAGAGGGCTCAAGGGATGCCAGAAGGAG GTGGTGCACTGGCAGATGGGTTTCAAGTAAGAATGTTTGAGTTCCAGAACTTCGAGAGAAGATTTGAG GAATGTATCTCTCAGTCCgcagtaaaaacaaaatttgagCAGCATACGGTGAGAGCAAAGCAGATTGCGGAAGATGTTCGTCTCATCATGGATTCTGTGCATATTGCTGCCCAGGAACAGCG agTTTACTGTCTGGAAATGCGAGAAGACAGACAGGAACGTTTAGGTTTTATTGACAAACAGCTGGAGCTCCTTACTCAAGACTACAAGcggaaaataaaacagatcaCAGAAGAAGTGGAGAGGCAG GTGTCAAATGCAATGGCAGAAGAAATCAGACGGCTTTCAGTGTTGGTAGATGAATACCAAGCAGACTTCCATCCGTCTCAAGTAGTTCTTAAAGTTTACAAGAGT GAGCTGCATAAACACATTGAGGAAGGCCTGGGCCGTAACATGTCAGATCGTTGCTCCAATGCAATCACAGCTTCCCTACAGACAATGCAGCAAGAAATGATAG ATGGTTTGAAACCCCTTCTCCCAGTCTCTTTGCGGGGCCAGATAGACATGTTAATTCCCCGACAGTGCTTCATGCTCAGCTATGATCTGAACTGTGACAAGCTTTGTGCCGACTTCCAAGAGGACatagaatttcatttttctcttggatGGACAATGCTGGTGAACAGGTTTTTGGGACCAAAGAATGGACGTCGGGCCTTGATGGGCTATAATGACCAG GTTCAACGCCCTTTAACACCAGCAAATCCCAGTCTGCCTCCTTTGCCTCAGGGCTCTATGACCCAGGAAGAGCTCATGGTGTCGATGGTGACTGGACTGGCATCATTAACTTCCCGAACTTCCATGGGGATCATCGTGGTTGGTGGCGTG GTCTGGAAGGCTGTGGGTTGGAGACTGATTGCTCTCTCTTTTGGCCTTTATGGGCTTCTTTATGTATATGAGCGCCTCACCTGGACCACAAAAGCGAAAGAGAGAGCTTTCAAACGGCAGTTTGTAGAGTATGCTGGTGAGAAATTGCAGCTTATCGTCAGTTATACGGGTTCTAATTGCAGCCACCAAGTCCAACA AGAGCTTGCTGGAACGTTTGCTCATTTGTGTCAGCAAGTAGATGTCACACGGGAGAATCTTGAGCAGGAAATTTCTgccatgaataaaaaaattgaagttcTGGATTCACtacagagcaaagcaaaactgctCAG GAATAAAGCGGGTTGGCTTGACAGTGAACTCAACATGTTCACACATCAGTACCTGCAGCAAAGTAGATAA